A stretch of Imperialibacter roseus DNA encodes these proteins:
- a CDS encoding amidohydrolase family protein, with translation MRRLFSTVLAICAFFSALAQEQLTDQTKAFVTHERGNYLLQNLTLVDGTGGAAKANQDILIVGDKIEKVGPDLPVPKGATAINMEGKSAMPGMVMLHEHLFYPKTTPDANYGVDQMSYSFPRLYLAGGVTSIRTAGSIMPQADLNIKKAIGRGEVPGPKMDVTSPHIDREGVGIFELGAIDSPEGAARAVNHYADMGITSIKVYNFITREDLKAIVAAAHARNMKVTGHICSITYREAADIGIDNLEHGFFSCSDFVKGKQVDICDPFEMRKALLTIPVDSKEVTDLITHLVSKKVALTSTINVFEPYTGREVVPGGGIDALFPNAKEKVYKRWASKQGKDSLDYLAFNKAKVWEKAFYDAGGLLVAGTDPTYDGRIVAGYANRRLLELFVEMGFSIPEAIKICTLHGATYLEQASSIGTLEAGKIADLLIMDNDISKDISAIRSLNIVFKNGIGYDSKKLFKAAEGYVGIR, from the coding sequence ATGAGAAGACTATTTTCCACAGTTCTTGCTATTTGTGCCTTTTTCAGCGCATTGGCGCAGGAACAGTTAACTGACCAAACAAAAGCCTTTGTAACCCACGAAAGAGGCAACTACCTCCTTCAAAACCTCACTCTGGTAGATGGTACCGGTGGTGCGGCAAAGGCCAATCAGGATATCCTTATCGTGGGTGATAAAATTGAAAAAGTGGGACCTGACCTACCTGTGCCGAAGGGGGCGACGGCCATCAATATGGAGGGCAAAAGTGCCATGCCTGGTATGGTCATGCTGCATGAGCACCTGTTTTATCCAAAAACGACACCAGATGCCAATTATGGCGTGGACCAAATGAGTTACTCTTTCCCAAGACTTTATCTTGCCGGTGGTGTTACCAGCATAAGAACGGCCGGAAGCATCATGCCCCAGGCCGACCTGAATATCAAGAAAGCCATTGGCCGGGGAGAAGTGCCAGGTCCGAAAATGGATGTGACCAGTCCGCACATTGACAGAGAGGGGGTGGGTATATTTGAGCTCGGCGCCATCGACTCTCCTGAAGGTGCAGCCAGGGCGGTTAACCACTATGCCGATATGGGTATTACATCCATTAAAGTGTACAACTTCATTACAAGAGAAGACCTGAAAGCGATTGTGGCAGCGGCTCATGCCAGAAACATGAAAGTCACGGGCCATATCTGTTCTATTACTTACAGGGAAGCCGCTGATATTGGAATTGATAATCTTGAGCACGGCTTTTTTTCATGCAGTGACTTTGTGAAAGGCAAGCAAGTTGATATTTGCGATCCTTTTGAAATGCGCAAGGCCCTGTTGACTATTCCGGTTGATTCAAAGGAAGTGACCGATCTGATAACGCATCTGGTGAGTAAGAAAGTAGCACTTACCTCAACCATCAATGTATTTGAACCCTACACCGGCAGGGAGGTGGTGCCGGGAGGAGGCATCGACGCTTTGTTTCCCAACGCAAAAGAGAAGGTTTACAAAAGGTGGGCCAGCAAGCAGGGGAAGGATTCACTCGATTACCTGGCCTTCAACAAAGCCAAGGTTTGGGAGAAAGCGTTTTACGATGCAGGTGGCTTACTGGTAGCAGGCACCGACCCTACTTACGACGGGAGAATTGTGGCAGGTTACGCCAACAGGAGGTTGCTGGAGCTATTTGTTGAAATGGGATTTTCTATTCCCGAAGCCATTAAAATATGTACGCTTCACGGCGCCACTTACCTGGAGCAGGCGTCGTCTATTGGTACATTAGAAGCAGGAAAGATTGCCGACCTGTTGATTATGGACAACGACATCAGCAAGGATATTTCTGCTATAAGGTCTTTGAATATTGTGTTCAAAAATGGCATTGGCTATGACTCCAAAAAGCTGTTCAAGGCGGCGGAGGGGTATGTAGGGATTAGGTGA
- a CDS encoding 3-keto-disaccharide hydrolase, which translates to MKHGQSLSLLLLCLLFVATMCNPPVADETAKESIPNSETIAPEGFKALFNGVDLEGWYTVSDGNGPDSLEKFRAENGTIHAYPSQKAGSRQSFAGLVTKEEYSSYILTFDFKWGEKKFEPRTGNVKDAGVLFHIFDETDFWPYGVECQIQEGDLGDLWIIGARASARVDASEHYATNGELKTKGEIENKYHRFSRSFSWEVSGWNKVEVEVNGDHATFTINGKVVNEAIDMKYWDAEKNSWEPLTKGKILLQAEGAEIFYRNVFIKQL; encoded by the coding sequence ATGAAACACGGTCAATCACTATCGCTACTTTTACTATGCCTTTTATTTGTTGCTACCATGTGCAACCCGCCTGTAGCAGACGAGACAGCCAAAGAAAGCATACCCAATTCAGAAACCATAGCTCCGGAAGGGTTTAAGGCGCTGTTCAATGGTGTTGATTTAGAAGGCTGGTATACAGTGAGTGACGGAAATGGCCCCGACAGTCTGGAGAAATTCCGTGCTGAAAATGGAACCATCCACGCCTACCCCAGCCAAAAGGCTGGTTCACGTCAGTCATTTGCCGGGTTAGTAACCAAAGAAGAATACAGCAGCTATATTCTAACGTTTGACTTCAAATGGGGCGAGAAAAAGTTTGAGCCCAGGACTGGTAATGTAAAAGACGCTGGTGTCCTGTTTCATATTTTTGACGAAACTGACTTTTGGCCTTATGGCGTAGAATGTCAGATTCAAGAAGGAGACCTTGGGGATTTATGGATCATTGGGGCAAGAGCCTCAGCCAGGGTGGATGCCTCTGAGCACTATGCCACCAACGGCGAACTCAAGACAAAGGGCGAAATTGAAAACAAATACCATCGCTTCTCCAGGTCCTTTTCATGGGAAGTGTCGGGCTGGAACAAGGTAGAAGTTGAGGTAAATGGCGACCATGCCACTTTCACCATTAATGGGAAAGTGGTCAATGAGGCCATTGATATGAAATATTGGGATGCTGAAAAAAATAGCTGGGAGCCGCTCACCAAAGGAAAAATCCTATTGCAGGCAGAAGGTGCCGAGATTTTTTACAGAAATGTGTTTATCAAGCAGCTTTAA
- a CDS encoding VOC family protein translates to MAATPSPLGIIPVLPSLDIQRDIEWYDKYAGFSYYFGDNGYAGLRRENLEFHLQFHHGNEEDPITGGSVMKIFVADIRPYIEEFVKRGTITKEKLRMNTPWGTQEFGFYDLNKNAIFVEQDT, encoded by the coding sequence ATGGCTGCCACCCCCTCACCTTTAGGTATCATCCCGGTTCTTCCCTCGCTCGACATACAACGTGACATAGAGTGGTATGACAAGTACGCCGGGTTTAGTTACTATTTTGGTGATAACGGATACGCCGGGTTAAGAAGAGAAAACCTGGAGTTCCATTTGCAGTTCCATCATGGCAATGAGGAAGATCCTATTACCGGCGGCTCTGTTATGAAGATTTTTGTTGCCGATATCAGGCCCTATATCGAGGAGTTTGTGAAGCGGGGAACCATCACGAAAGAGAAATTGCGAATGAACACGCCCTGGGGTACCCAAGAGTTTGGATTCTATGATTTGAACAAAAATGCCATTTTTGTGGAGCAGGATACGTGA
- a CDS encoding NAD-dependent epimerase/dehydratase family protein — protein MTKKRIFFTGGSGKAGKHVVPYLLNQGHRVMNVDLVPLDHPGVDNLKADITDSGQMFNAMSSYAGLDELEAGTGIPRFDAVVHFAAVPRILINPDNETFRVNTIGTYNVIEAAVKLGIKKIIIASSETTYGVCFSDGKTDPHVLPLEEDYDVDPMDSYGLSKVVNEKTARSFQRRSGFDIYALRIGNVIEPHEYTELFPGYFKNPEVRRRNAFCYIDARDLGQIVDFCLKKDGLGYQVFNAGNDHNGAVIPTKELAERFFPGVPITRELGEHEALFSNRKIREVLGFKEEHNWRKYLKWD, from the coding sequence ATGACTAAAAAGCGCATATTTTTTACGGGAGGATCAGGAAAAGCGGGAAAGCACGTGGTGCCCTACCTCCTCAACCAGGGGCATAGAGTAATGAATGTAGACCTGGTACCTTTAGATCACCCGGGGGTGGATAATCTGAAGGCTGATATTACCGATTCCGGGCAAATGTTCAATGCCATGAGTTCGTATGCCGGGCTGGATGAGCTGGAGGCAGGCACGGGCATACCCAGGTTTGATGCTGTGGTGCATTTTGCAGCCGTGCCCAGGATCTTGATCAACCCCGACAACGAAACTTTTCGGGTCAACACCATAGGCACTTACAATGTGATTGAAGCCGCTGTGAAGCTTGGTATAAAGAAAATTATCATTGCATCTTCGGAAACCACCTATGGTGTCTGCTTTTCAGATGGCAAAACCGACCCGCATGTGCTGCCTCTGGAGGAAGATTATGACGTGGACCCCATGGATAGCTATGGACTGTCGAAGGTGGTGAATGAGAAAACAGCCCGCAGCTTCCAGCGACGTTCAGGCTTTGATATTTACGCCCTTCGTATCGGCAACGTGATTGAGCCTCACGAATACACTGAACTTTTTCCAGGTTACTTCAAAAATCCTGAAGTGCGCCGCAGGAATGCCTTCTGTTATATCGATGCACGTGACCTGGGGCAGATTGTGGATTTCTGTTTGAAAAAAGACGGCCTGGGCTATCAGGTTTTCAACGCTGGGAATGACCACAACGGCGCTGTTATCCCGACCAAAGAATTGGCGGAGAGGTTTTTCCCTGGCGTACCCATTACCCGTGAACTGGGCGAGCATGAAGCCCTGTTTTCAAATCGGAAAATCCGTGAAGTGCTGGGATTCAAAGAAGAGCATAATTGGAGGAAATACTTGAAATGGGATTGA
- a CDS encoding LLM class flavin-dependent oxidoreductase, with protein sequence MKKIGFLSFGHWDNHPAYATKTASDTLLQSIDLAVAAEEIGIDGAYFRVHHFAKQLASPFPLLAAIGAKTSRIEIGTGVIDMRYENPLYMAEDAGAADLIAGGRLQLGISRGSPEQVIEGWRHFGYEPAEGETDADMGRQKGVQFFEQLKGVGFAQPNPYPMFPNPPGLLRLEPFSAGLRDRIWWGSGSDATAEWAGKMGMNLQSSTLKFDESGKPFHVQQAEQIRLYRKAWKEAGHQREPRISVSRSIFALVSQQDRHYFGREADRTDKIGMLENNRRAIFGRSYAAEPDQLIKELAQDEAIQEADTLLLTIPNTLGVDYNVHVLSSILEHVAPGLGWR encoded by the coding sequence ATGAAAAAGATAGGATTTTTATCATTTGGACACTGGGACAACCATCCGGCCTATGCCACCAAAACTGCCAGCGACACTCTGCTGCAATCTATTGACCTGGCGGTAGCAGCAGAAGAGATTGGGATAGATGGCGCTTATTTTCGGGTACACCATTTTGCGAAGCAGTTGGCCTCTCCTTTTCCATTACTGGCGGCAATTGGTGCTAAAACCAGCCGCATTGAAATTGGCACAGGCGTTATTGACATGCGTTATGAAAATCCGCTGTACATGGCGGAAGACGCCGGGGCGGCTGATTTGATTGCTGGTGGCAGGCTACAGCTGGGCATCAGCAGGGGTTCACCGGAACAAGTGATTGAGGGCTGGCGACACTTTGGTTATGAACCTGCCGAAGGAGAAACCGACGCAGACATGGGACGTCAAAAAGGGGTGCAATTTTTTGAACAATTGAAAGGAGTGGGCTTTGCGCAGCCTAACCCTTATCCAATGTTTCCAAATCCACCTGGGTTGTTGCGATTAGAACCGTTTTCTGCAGGACTGCGTGACCGCATTTGGTGGGGATCTGGTTCGGACGCCACGGCCGAGTGGGCGGGGAAAATGGGCATGAACCTCCAAAGCTCAACTTTGAAGTTCGATGAAAGCGGCAAGCCATTTCACGTGCAGCAAGCTGAACAGATCAGGTTGTACAGAAAAGCATGGAAGGAAGCCGGCCACCAGCGTGAACCCAGGATTTCGGTGAGCCGATCTATTTTTGCATTGGTCAGCCAGCAGGACAGGCACTATTTCGGTCGTGAGGCTGACAGGACGGATAAAATAGGCATGTTGGAGAACAACAGGAGGGCTATTTTCGGCAGGAGCTATGCCGCCGAGCCTGACCAACTGATTAAAGAACTGGCGCAGGATGAAGCTATTCAGGAGGCAGACACCCTTCTTTTGACCATACCAAATACCTTAGGTGTGGATTACAATGTGCATGTGCTTTCTTCCATTCTGGAGCATGTAGCGCCAGGGCTGGGATGGCGCTAA
- a CDS encoding FAD-dependent oxidoreductase, whose translation MANRIRYKTKIAVIGAGQAGLSTAYHLKRRGLEAGRDFVVLDEAPRPGGAWQFRWPSLTLSTVNRIHDLPGMPFEETIATNATEVKASVAVPHYYELYEKKFGLQVYRPLKVEKVYWHNDRLHIDTSAALFSAQGLVNATGTWQNPYIPEYPGAALFEGEQLHTRDFKTADYFKGKHVIIVGAGISAIQLLNQISKVTTTTWVTRRPPEFREGPFDDAAGHNAVAMVEERVRKGLPPLSVVSVTGLPLSPTVLDMKKRGVLNRLPMFSEITKTGVKWADGREEKADVILWNTGFKGALSHLDAVLPREEGDGIVMAGSLATMVAKEPRIHLVGYGPSASTIGANRAGGAAARELMRELGL comes from the coding sequence ATGGCTAACAGAATTCGCTACAAAACCAAAATTGCGGTCATAGGGGCAGGGCAAGCTGGACTTTCTACGGCCTATCACCTGAAGAGACGTGGGCTGGAAGCAGGTCGGGACTTTGTGGTGCTGGATGAAGCACCCCGTCCTGGTGGCGCATGGCAGTTTCGCTGGCCCTCGCTTACGCTGAGCACGGTGAACAGGATTCACGACCTGCCGGGTATGCCGTTTGAAGAGACGATAGCAACGAACGCCACCGAAGTGAAGGCGAGTGTGGCGGTGCCACACTACTATGAGTTGTACGAAAAGAAGTTCGGTCTGCAGGTATATCGTCCGCTCAAGGTAGAGAAGGTGTACTGGCACAACGACCGGCTGCATATCGATACGTCTGCTGCGCTGTTTTCAGCTCAGGGACTGGTCAATGCCACGGGCACCTGGCAAAATCCCTATATTCCGGAGTACCCCGGTGCTGCCCTTTTTGAGGGAGAGCAGCTGCATACCAGGGATTTCAAGACCGCTGATTATTTCAAAGGCAAGCATGTGATAATAGTAGGGGCTGGTATCTCTGCCATTCAGCTACTGAACCAGATCTCGAAAGTGACCACTACCACCTGGGTGACCCGGCGGCCGCCGGAATTCAGAGAGGGGCCGTTTGACGATGCAGCAGGGCACAATGCTGTGGCGATGGTAGAAGAAAGAGTGCGGAAAGGTCTGCCGCCCTTGTCGGTGGTGTCTGTAACCGGGCTGCCCTTGTCGCCGACTGTTCTTGATATGAAAAAGCGGGGCGTACTCAACCGCCTCCCTATGTTCAGCGAGATCACAAAAACTGGGGTGAAATGGGCCGATGGCAGAGAAGAAAAAGCTGATGTGATTTTGTGGAACACCGGGTTCAAAGGTGCTCTTTCGCATTTGGATGCTGTGCTGCCCAGAGAAGAAGGTGACGGCATTGTTATGGCTGGCAGCCTCGCCACTATGGTCGCCAAAGAGCCCCGGATCCATCTGGTGGGCTATGGGCCTTCCGCCTCTACTATCGGTGCCAATCGTGCGGGCGGCGCAGCAGCCCGGGAATTGATGAGGGAGCTGGGGTTGTGA
- a CDS encoding DUF6169 family protein codes for MKEALSLPCLYKVYLDTSKHSYQFATTCGAEYEVFFQQANDLFSGTDIEGADIFSVSVNKTVSGDGKQDREIALTVDHIVDHFFKIRNRILLYTCDSTDGRQLTREKLFNGWYVKSSLNKRISKLDSSLEGDVVIKSSILFDRENDLGAANITRCFNEVQAILKESKME; via the coding sequence ATGAAAGAGGCGTTAAGCTTGCCATGCCTCTATAAGGTATACTTAGATACCTCCAAACACTCCTATCAATTTGCTACTACATGCGGCGCTGAATACGAAGTGTTCTTTCAGCAAGCTAATGATCTGTTTTCCGGAACTGACATAGAGGGTGCAGACATATTCTCGGTCTCGGTAAATAAAACTGTATCCGGGGATGGAAAACAGGATCGTGAAATAGCCCTGACCGTAGACCATATAGTGGATCACTTTTTCAAGATCAGGAATCGAATTCTATTGTACACCTGCGACAGCACTGATGGAAGGCAGTTGACCAGAGAAAAGTTGTTTAATGGATGGTACGTCAAAAGCAGCCTGAATAAACGCATCTCTAAATTGGACTCCAGTTTGGAAGGAGATGTAGTCATCAAATCGAGTATTTTATTTGACAGGGAGAATGACCTTGGAGCAGCTAATATTACCAGATGCTTTAATGAAGTTCAGGCTATTCTGAAGGAATCCAAAATGGAGTAG
- a CDS encoding ATP-dependent nuclease → MISKIKLKFGSTPGRPALDTNTTPITVFVGPNNSGKSKVLTEIYTFCVNGIVNGGNLILDHLVYKPIANPESEIIKHTLSPRQNEFIQPGQIIFGKGPYRVQIRKESLLTILSDVASNRQDYSNYYVSFNTTMIDGQSRIGLIEPQQAGDLQGHPQTSLQVLFKDNSKRHEVRRIIKDAFKKFFVIDPTSLGQFRIRLSDVAPSDDMQERGIHEDAVNFHSKALDIALASDGVKAFTGIITTLIAGDPKVILIDEPEAFLHPSLAANLGKEVSNSVNGSTKNLFVSTHSAYFLMGCIQSGTPINIIRLTYSNNVATARILPSEKVLRVMRHPLLRSVGVLNGLFYEYVIVTEGDADRAFYQEINERLLMFTSKGIPNCLFLNAQNKQTIHEIMNPLRGMGIPCAAIVDVDVIKEGGTVWSNLLNSAFIPSLTVSSTATSRSHIKGRFDEKRIDFKKNGGVDILDPSDKEACNNLFDQLDEYGIFTVRKGELESWLRGLGVVSKHSPEWLIQIFEKLGEDSTSQNYVKPDDGDVWEFVAKIGEWFTNPNKKGIPD, encoded by the coding sequence ATGATATCGAAGATCAAGCTAAAATTTGGATCAACACCGGGAAGGCCCGCACTTGACACAAATACCACCCCAATTACTGTCTTTGTCGGTCCCAACAATTCTGGAAAAAGTAAAGTACTGACCGAGATTTACACCTTTTGCGTAAATGGAATAGTAAATGGAGGTAATCTCATACTGGACCATTTAGTGTATAAACCAATAGCAAATCCCGAGTCGGAAATAATCAAGCATACGCTATCTCCTCGGCAAAATGAATTCATACAACCCGGTCAGATAATTTTTGGCAAAGGGCCATACAGGGTTCAAATTAGGAAGGAAAGTTTATTAACCATCCTAAGCGATGTCGCCTCAAACCGTCAAGACTATTCTAACTACTACGTCAGTTTCAATACAACGATGATTGACGGGCAAAGTAGGATAGGGTTAATTGAACCACAGCAAGCAGGTGATCTGCAGGGTCATCCACAAACAAGCTTACAAGTGCTCTTTAAAGACAATTCTAAAAGACATGAAGTTCGAAGGATCATAAAGGATGCTTTTAAGAAATTTTTCGTCATTGATCCAACAAGTCTAGGCCAGTTCAGAATACGTCTTTCCGATGTAGCTCCATCTGATGATATGCAGGAACGTGGAATCCATGAAGACGCAGTTAATTTCCACAGCAAGGCACTAGATATCGCTCTCGCAAGCGATGGAGTAAAGGCTTTCACTGGAATAATTACAACTTTGATTGCCGGCGACCCAAAAGTCATTCTAATAGACGAACCAGAGGCATTCCTACACCCCTCACTAGCAGCAAATCTTGGGAAAGAGGTTAGCAATTCTGTTAATGGCTCCACCAAAAATCTATTTGTATCAACTCATAGTGCATACTTCCTAATGGGATGTATTCAGTCTGGAACCCCCATCAACATTATTAGATTAACTTACTCTAACAACGTTGCAACAGCGAGAATACTTCCAAGCGAAAAAGTCCTTAGGGTAATGCGTCATCCTTTGCTTCGCTCGGTTGGCGTATTAAATGGGCTTTTCTACGAATATGTCATTGTAACAGAAGGAGATGCTGACAGAGCTTTCTATCAAGAAATAAATGAGCGACTCTTAATGTTCACTTCCAAAGGGATTCCAAATTGTCTGTTCCTTAACGCTCAAAACAAACAAACGATACACGAAATCATGAATCCTCTAAGGGGAATGGGGATACCATGTGCGGCGATTGTCGACGTTGATGTTATCAAAGAAGGTGGAACAGTGTGGTCAAACTTGCTTAATAGTGCCTTTATCCCAAGTCTAACAGTTAGTTCAACAGCAACTTCAAGATCACATATAAAGGGCCGGTTTGACGAAAAAAGAATTGATTTTAAGAAGAATGGTGGGGTCGACATCCTCGATCCTAGCGACAAAGAAGCCTGCAATAATCTCTTTGATCAACTTGACGAATATGGAATATTCACCGTCAGAAAAGGTGAGTTGGAAAGCTGGCTAAGGGGATTAGGAGTTGTGTCTAAACATAGCCCAGAGTGGCTTATTCAAATTTTTGAAAAATTAGGCGAAGATTCAACAAGTCAAAATTATGTAAAGCCAGATGATGGAGATGTCTGGGAGTTCGTAGCAAAAATTGGCGAATGGTTTACAAATCCGAACAAAAAGGGTATCCCCGATTAG
- a CDS encoding S9 family peptidase yields the protein MKRLILPAMAFGLFFGCEQTPEKEAVKTYSIEQFYKNINVSGGSFSPDESKMLVSTNETGIYNAYEIPVDGKGEKKQLTNSTVDSYFALSYFPNDERLLFTADQGGNENNHIYLQQPDGTQKDLTPYDSAKSSFYGWSQDKQSMFIASNKRDPKYMDVYERTIASIDNETGFGEVIYQNNDGRDVAAISPDKNYFALTESITSADSKMYLYNKSTGETTDISEHEGDVQYGPQFFSLDNKELYYTTDEGAEFVYLMKMNLETKATEKVYEDKWDVWYAYESQNGKYRVIGVNEDASTKVHIFDMTTGKEVMLPAIEGGSIASVNISDSEKLARLTVSTSASPSNIYVYNFETNALTKLTHTLNPEMAASDLVEGKVVRFKSFDGTEIPGIYYQPKNAAPGDKVPALVWVHGGPGGQTRLSYFALIQYLVNHGYAILAVNNRGSSGYGKTFYHMDDQNHGDKDLKDCVAGKTYLESTGVIDMDKVGIIGGSYGGYMVMAALTFAPDEFNVGVNLFGVTNWLRTLKSIPPYWESFRKSLYDEMGDPYTADSVRLYEISPLFHTERVTKPLMVLQGANDVRVLPVESDEIVAGVKANGVPVEYVVFDDEGHGFRKKENEIEGYGKVLVFLDKYLKGEGEPAAGE from the coding sequence ATGAAAAGACTTATCCTGCCAGCAATGGCATTTGGCCTGTTTTTCGGCTGTGAACAAACTCCGGAGAAGGAGGCTGTGAAAACTTATTCCATCGAGCAATTCTACAAAAACATCAACGTGAGCGGCGGCAGCTTCTCGCCAGATGAATCAAAGATGCTTGTTTCCACCAATGAAACAGGTATTTATAATGCCTACGAAATCCCGGTCGATGGCAAAGGCGAGAAAAAGCAGCTAACTAACTCCACCGTCGATTCTTACTTTGCGCTCTCCTACTTCCCGAACGACGAGCGGCTACTCTTCACCGCCGACCAGGGTGGTAACGAAAACAACCACATTTACCTGCAGCAGCCCGACGGCACGCAGAAGGATCTGACGCCTTACGACAGCGCCAAGAGCTCGTTTTACGGCTGGAGCCAGGACAAGCAAAGCATGTTCATTGCCTCCAACAAGCGTGACCCCAAATACATGGACGTTTATGAGCGCACGATTGCTTCCATTGACAATGAAACCGGTTTTGGAGAGGTGATCTATCAAAACAACGACGGCAGGGACGTGGCTGCCATTTCGCCAGACAAGAACTATTTCGCACTGACTGAGTCCATCACCAGCGCTGACTCCAAGATGTATCTCTACAACAAATCGACCGGCGAAACCACCGACATCAGCGAGCATGAGGGTGACGTGCAATATGGCCCGCAGTTCTTCAGCCTCGACAACAAGGAGTTGTACTACACCACCGACGAAGGGGCAGAGTTTGTCTACCTGATGAAGATGAACCTGGAGACAAAAGCCACTGAAAAAGTATACGAAGACAAATGGGATGTGTGGTACGCCTATGAGTCACAAAATGGAAAGTACCGGGTGATTGGCGTGAACGAAGATGCCTCCACCAAAGTGCATATTTTCGACATGACCACCGGCAAAGAAGTGATGCTTCCTGCCATTGAAGGAGGCAGCATTGCCTCAGTAAATATTTCCGACAGTGAGAAGCTGGCCCGCCTGACCGTGAGCACCTCAGCGTCGCCCAGTAATATCTATGTGTACAACTTCGAAACCAATGCCCTCACCAAACTCACCCACACGCTCAATCCTGAAATGGCTGCCAGCGACCTGGTAGAGGGCAAGGTAGTGCGCTTCAAGTCGTTTGATGGCACAGAGATTCCGGGCATTTACTACCAGCCTAAGAATGCAGCTCCCGGCGACAAAGTACCTGCGCTCGTGTGGGTGCACGGCGGCCCTGGCGGACAAACCAGGCTGAGCTATTTTGCTTTGATCCAATACCTGGTGAACCATGGCTATGCCATACTGGCGGTGAACAACCGGGGCAGCAGTGGCTATGGCAAAACATTCTACCACATGGACGACCAAAACCACGGCGACAAAGACCTGAAAGACTGCGTGGCCGGCAAAACCTACCTGGAGTCGACTGGTGTGATTGACATGGACAAGGTGGGCATCATTGGCGGCTCTTACGGCGGCTATATGGTAATGGCAGCACTTACCTTTGCCCCTGATGAGTTCAATGTAGGTGTAAACCTGTTTGGTGTCACCAACTGGCTGCGCACGCTCAAGTCCATCCCTCCTTATTGGGAAAGCTTCCGCAAATCGCTTTACGATGAAATGGGCGATCCCTACACAGCAGACTCGGTGAGGTTGTATGAAATCTCTCCTCTCTTCCACACCGAAAGGGTAACCAAGCCACTGATGGTGCTGCAAGGCGCCAACGACGTTCGGGTGCTGCCAGTGGAATCTGACGAAATAGTAGCAGGAGTGAAAGCCAACGGCGTGCCGGTAGAGTATGTCGTCTTCGACGACGAAGGCCACGGCTTCCGCAAAAAGGAAAACGAGATTGAAGGCTACGGCAAGGTGCTGGTTTTCCTTGATAAGTATTTGAAGGGTGAAGGGGAGCCTGCGGCGGGGGAGTAG
- a CDS encoding DUF1801 domain-containing protein — protein MLHDNSQYYLSKNEPAKSCLLALRSIILQQDDEVTETQKYGMPCFCYKNKMFCYLWTDKKTDEPYLLMVEGKHLQHPELEEGNRSRMKIFGSTPAQTCR, from the coding sequence ATGCTTCACGACAACAGCCAATACTACCTCAGCAAGAATGAGCCGGCCAAAAGCTGTCTGTTGGCCCTGCGAAGCATCATCCTTCAACAGGACGACGAGGTAACCGAAACGCAGAAGTATGGCATGCCCTGCTTCTGTTACAAGAACAAGATGTTCTGCTACCTGTGGACCGACAAGAAGACCGACGAGCCTTACCTGTTGATGGTGGAAGGCAAACACCTGCAACACCCTGAGCTGGAAGAGGGCAACCGGTCACGGATGAAAATTTTCGGGTCAACCCCAGCGCAGACTTGCCGATAG